Part of the Streptomyces sp. f51 genome is shown below.
GAGCGGGAGTTCGCCGGTGAGGTCCACGCGGATCTGGTCGCCGTGCGTCTCCAGACCCGCGACGCGGCACTGCCACAGGTTGCGGGCGCTGGAGCCGGTGGGCCGGTCGCGGTGCAGCGTCACGGCGCTCGGCGGGAACGCCACGAACACGGGCCCGTCGAGCCGCTCGGTCGTGGTGATCCCCGGACCCGCCTCCAGCCGTACGGTGTGTCCCCCGGCCTCGCCGCGGTAGAGGTTGAGCCCGACGAGCTGGGCGATGTAGTCGGTGCGCGGCCTGCGGGCGATGTCCGAGGGGCCGCCCTCCTGGACGACCCGGCCGTCCTCGACCACCACGAGCCGGTCGGCGAGCACCATCGCGTCCAGCGGATCGTGCGTCACGAGGACCGCGACGGCCTCGAAGTCGGCCAGATGATGCCGCAGTTGGGCCCGCACGTCCAGGCGGGTACGGGCGTCGAGCGCGGCGAGCGGTTCGTCCAGCAGCAGCAGCCGGGGACGGGTGGCGAGGGCGCGGGCGACGGCGACCCGCTGCGCCTGCCCGCCGGAGAGCCGGCGCGGCCTGGTCCCGGCGAACTCGGCGAGGCCCATGCGCTCCAGCCACGCGGCCGCCTGCGCCCGGGCCTCCGCCTTGGACGCACCCTGACAGCGCGGCCCGAAGGCCACGTTGTCGAGCGCGGACAGATGCGGGAAGAGCAGATAGTCCTGGAAGACGACGCCGACGGGCCGGGACTCGGGCGGCGTGCGGTCCAACGGGGCGCCGTCCAGCCGCAGTCGGCCGCCCTCGGACAGCGGGGTGAGCCCGGCCAGCGCGCGCAGCGCCGTCGTCTTGCCAGCGCCGTTCGGGCCGAGCAGGGCCACGACCTCGCCGGGGGCGGCGCTCAGTTCGATGTCGAGCAGGAACGAGCCGCGCCGGACGACGAGCCGGGCGTCGAGGCCCGTGCCGCCCGGCTCGGCGCTCTCCGGCGGGTTCGTCGCGGTCATGAGGCCGCCGTCATCCAGCGGTCCCGCAGTCCGGCGAGGACCGCGACCGAGACCAGCAGCAGGACGAGACTCAGGGCGATCGCGGCGTCGGGGTCGCTCTGGAGGGCCAGGTAGACGGCCAGCGGCATGGTCTGGGTGCGGCCGGGGAAGTTGCCCGCGAAGGTGATCGTCGCGCCGAACTCGCCGAGGGCGCGGGCCCAGGCCAGCACGGAACCGGCGGCGATGCCGGGGGCGATGAGCGGCAGGGTGACCCGGCGGAACGCGGTGAAACGGGAGGCGCCGAGGGTCATGGCGGCCTCCTCGTAGCGCGGGTCGGCCGCCCGCAGGGTGCCTTCCACGCTGATCACCAGGAAGGGCATCGCGACGAAGGCCTCGGCCACGACCACTCCGGCCGTGGTGAAGGGAAGCGTGATCCCGAACCACGCGTCGAGCAGCCTGCCCACGACACCGTTGCGGCCGAGGGCCAGCAGCAGCGCGACACCGCCGACCACCGGGGGCAGGACGAGGGGCAGGGTGACCAGGGCCCGTACGAGTCCGCGCCCCGGGAACTCCGTACGCGCCAGCAGCCAGGCGAGCGGCACCCCGAGCACCAGGCTCACGGCGGTGGCCGAGGTCGCCGAGAGCAGGGACAGCTGGAGCGCCTGCCAGACCTCGGGCTTGGCCAGCTGTTCCGGCAGGCTGTGCCAGGGCGCCCGTACGAGCAGCGCGACCAGCGGGAGCAGCAGGAACGCGAGCCCGACGAGGGCCGGGAGCAGCAGGGGAAGGGGTGTGCGGCCCCGCACCCGGCCCCCTGCCCGCGTCCGGCCGCGCCCGGGCCGCGGCCCACCCACGAGGGTGTCGGCCGGGGCACCGGACTTGTCGAGCGAGGTCACGGGATCACTCACGGCTTCGGGAGACGGGTTCGGGGCGGCCGGGACGCGGACGGACCCGGACCGCGGGGGTCGGGGTGCGGGCCGACCGGATGCCGCGAGGGCCGGGGCGCGGTCGGGTCCCGTACGGCGAGGGTCAGGAGGTGGGCTTCAGGAAGC
Proteins encoded:
- a CDS encoding ABC transporter ATP-binding protein; the protein is MTATNPPESAEPGGTGLDARLVVRRGSFLLDIELSAAPGEVVALLGPNGAGKTTALRALAGLTPLSEGGRLRLDGAPLDRTPPESRPVGVVFQDYLLFPHLSALDNVAFGPRCQGASKAEARAQAAAWLERMGLAEFAGTRPRRLSGGQAQRVAVARALATRPRLLLLDEPLAALDARTRLDVRAQLRHHLADFEAVAVLVTHDPLDAMVLADRLVVVEDGRVVQEGGPSDIARRPRTDYIAQLVGLNLYRGEAGGHTVRLEAGPGITTTERLDGPVFVAFPPSAVTLHRDRPTGSSARNLWQCRVAGLETHGDQIRVDLTGELPLAADLTTVAAAELGLHPGSPVWATVKAAQTHAYPA
- the modB gene encoding molybdate ABC transporter permease subunit, encoding MTSLDKSGAPADTLVGGPRPGRGRTRAGGRVRGRTPLPLLLPALVGLAFLLLPLVALLVRAPWHSLPEQLAKPEVWQALQLSLLSATSATAVSLVLGVPLAWLLARTEFPGRGLVRALVTLPLVLPPVVGGVALLLALGRNGVVGRLLDAWFGITLPFTTAGVVVAEAFVAMPFLVISVEGTLRAADPRYEEAAMTLGASRFTAFRRVTLPLIAPGIAAGSVLAWARALGEFGATITFAGNFPGRTQTMPLAVYLALQSDPDAAIALSLVLLLVSVAVLAGLRDRWMTAAS